Sequence from the Neomonachus schauinslandi chromosome 9, ASM220157v2, whole genome shotgun sequence genome:
AAAGCCTAGTACATAGGGggggggctcaataaatatttgttacctAATGAGAAGATTAGAAGCAGTATGTAGTAGTTAGGGTTGTTGGAGACAGATACATACAGTTTAGAAAAGTGATAGTTGGTGGTCTGAAATCCATGAAAGAGTGACAAAAATCCTGAAAACCAGACACAAAGCTCACTGAATCAAGGACACAGAGTTCCATACATCTACTAACCTCTAAAAGGTTATAgcatggataaaaaaacaaaacaaaacaaaacaaaccaattGCCATCGATAATAATGATCTAGAGTCATTAGGATAATATCAAATTTTGTTTAATACTCAATTTAATAAAAGTCAGGGAACCATACGGTACACTTCTAAAAGATTTTCATTGAAGAGGATTAAAATATTCAATTGGAACACTTCGTCCCCTCCTATGCTTGATTTCCTCTTCTAAATGTAATCTTGATGATATGATACTGTgtaccttaaaaaaattctttgcttCTATTCCAAGATTTCTAATTCCACAGTGTCTCTGGTAGACACTGAAagtatgttttttctttgtccttttgagTTATTAAGCTTCCCAGtacagaattttaatatattccacATATCAGATCTTCCTGTTTCAGTGACAAAACAGTACAGAATTGGATCTGCAACACAATTTAAACTTGTTAATGCAACCGTGATTCTATACATTTTATAAGTCTGCTTCCCAGACTTGtggtctttaaaaataagttcacTGAAGTTCACATCATGCTCTAAGATGCTGCGAATCAGCAGCATCACATGAAAGGGAGTAAAGCACAAGACAAAAGTCAATGTGATGCTAACAAGGAGTTTTATGATTCTCTTCTTTTCACTGTTTTCCGTGGCTTGATTATGCTGCACGGCTTGGTAGACCTTCTGGTTGGAAATCATGATAATGACCAATGGTATTGCATAGCCTGTACATGTCCTAAAGAAGTTGAAACGGATTTGCCACTTCTCCAGGGGGTACTTGTCATAGCATAAAGTAAAATTAGACTTCTTGGCATCACAATATTCTATAGTTGTTTCATCTTCCCACAGAATAATACCATTGAACATGGTTTCCAATACCCAGATGGATAGGCTGACCATGAAGGCAAATCTTCTtgtccttaaaaaagaaaacctcaaaggGTGGACCACAGCTAAGTACCGATCGACGGCGATGCAGGTGAGGAAGGCTGTGCTGCTGTAAAAGTTCATGTACATGAAGAATGCGCTCCCCTTGCACAAGGCAGGAGAGAAGCTCCAGTTGTCATTATTCCAAGTGTAATCAATCCATAGAGGGAGAGTTAATGTGTAGAGCAGATCTGAGAGTGATAAACTGAAGAGGTAAATTCCTAGCTCATTCTCCTTCTTTGCTTGCAGAAAAGACACACATAGAGATCCGATGTTGGCTGGGACACTGACTATGACCACAAAGATGTAAGTAATCGGAAATAAATAGTGATCCAGGTCGTGCTGTTCTTCAATACACGTGCTGTTCATTTTCTCGTATGAAGGTGGGAACTACATTTATTCTTAGGAGGTAAATAGCAAGGTCAGTTTTGTCTCCTTCCAGTttgtttttaacat
This genomic interval carries:
- the GPR65 gene encoding psychosine receptor, whose amino-acid sequence is MNSTCIEEQHDLDHYLFPITYIFVVIVSVPANIGSLCVSFLQAKKENELGIYLFSLSLSDLLYTLTLPLWIDYTWNNDNWSFSPALCKGSAFFMYMNFYSSTAFLTCIAVDRYLAVVHPLRFSFLRTRRFAFMVSLSIWVLETMFNGIILWEDETTIEYCDAKKSNFTLCYDKYPLEKWQIRFNFFRTCTGYAIPLVIIMISNQKVYQAVQHNQATENSEKKRIIKLLVSITLTFVLCFTPFHVMLLIRSILEHDVNFSELIFKDHKSGKQTYKMYRITVALTSLNCVADPILYCFVTETGRSDMWNILKFCTGKLNNSKGQRKNILSVSTRDTVELEILE